The stretch of DNA CGAGGTACATACAGCTTTTCTCATGGTGCTCAATTTGGTATATGGGTTGGTATTTTAATAGGCCTTGGTAGTGGGCTTATTGATCACTCAACATCTAATATTTTAGACCTACCCGGAACGATTATAAATGCCATTATTTATGTTATTCATTTTGCAATCATGGGTATTCTTGCGAGTTTAGTTTACGGAAAATTTGCTTCTGAAGATCAGTAATACCAATTCAAAAAGAAAAAGGCTATTAGAAAAGAAAAACGTTTGTCATATTGAGCTTGTCGAAATATTTTTTCTCTTTTGGAATGAATATCGGTTTCGACAAGCTCAACCTGACAACGTAATTGTAATGACTTTTCTAATAGCCTCTTTTACCTTATACGGTTAAAAGAAAACTATTTACTGATTTCCTTTTTTATAGTCTTCTAAAAATTTAGCTAAACCTATATCAGTTAACGGGTGCTTAAGCAACCCTTTAATTGACGATAAGGGTCCTGTCATAACATCAGATCCTAATTTAGCACAATCTATGACGTGCATGGTATGACGCACAGATGCTGCTAAAATTTGAGTATCGAAAGCGTAGTTATCATAAATTTGTCTAATCTCAGCTATTAAATTCAAGCCATCGGTAGAAATATCATCTAATCTACCAATAAACGGAGATACATAAGTAGCTCCCGCTTTTGCAGCCAACAATGCTTGCCCTGCAGAAAAAACCAAAGTTACATTGGTTTTTATTCCTTTATCTGAAAAGTATTTACAGGCTTTAATCCCATCTGCTATTAATGGCAATTTCACAACTATTTGTGGGTGTAAAGCTGCTAATTTTTCTCCTTCTGATACCATACCTTCAAAATCGGTAGAAATCACTTCTGCACTTACATCGCCATCAACTAAATCACAAATTTTTTGGTAATGTGCTAAAATATTCTCAGCTCCTGTAATACCTTCTTTTGCCATTAATGATGGATTTGTTGTCACACCATCTAAAACTCCTAAAGCTTGAGCTTCTGCAATATCACCGAGATTGGCCGTATCTATAAAAAATTTCATTTGCTTGTATTTATTATTTTATCTGTTTAAATCTATTTCTTTCAAAGGGCTAATACCACTTTACATTTGTATTTACCGTAATAAACCTCCCTTTTTTCCTTTCTATTTCAAAAGAAAAAGAAACCATAACAAAGGCTATGCTTTATTTTTATTATTCATATAAAGAAAAAAATCATCATTTTCTTTAACGACAAATACAAATGTAAAATGGTATAACATAATTAAATTTTAGCCATAGATGTCTCATTTAAATACTCAATTACATTTTGGCATACTTTTTCTCCTGTAAAACCAAACTTCTCATCTAAAACACCTGCAGGTGCTGAATAACCAAAATGATCGACTCCGAAAACCTTGCCATTTTCGCCTACAAGCCCTTGTAAATTCACTGGTAAACCTGCTGTTAAGCCATATAACGGTTTTCCCTTTGGAATAATACTTTCCTGATAGTCTTTAGATTGTAGTCTAAACACGCCTTCAGAAATTATTGAAGCAATATTCACTTTAATATTTTCTCTTTCTTCAAGTAGTTTTGCAGCTTCAATCAAGGTTGAAACTTCCGATCCGTTAGCAATTAAAACAACATCTGGGTTCTCAACTTCTTTCACTAAATATCCTCCTTTTTCTGCTGCTAAAGCTTCTTGATATCTTGATGAATCATTAGCTGGAATATCTTTAACCCCTTGTCTTGATAATATTAAACCTGATGGGGTATTACTGTTTTCTAAAGCCATTTTCCATGCTACAGCTGTTTCTGCTGAATCCGCAGGACGTAATGCTAAGAAACTATTTTTACCACTATGGTTTTTTAGTTTCTCTAACAATCTTATTTGCGCTTCTTGCTCTATCGGTTGATGTGTAGGACCATCCTCTCCAACACGAAATGCATCATGTGTCCAAACGTATTTTACACCTAATTCCTGAATACCACTTAAACGAATCGCTGGTTTCATATAATCTGAAAACACAAAGAAGGTTGCTACTACTGGAATAATACCACCGTGTAGTGCGATACCGTTTGCAATACATGCCATGGTTAGCTCGGCTACACCAGCCTGTAAAAATGATCCACTAAAATCTCCTTTTTGTAATGCATGCGTTTTCTTTAAAAACCCGTCGGTCTTATCACTATTGGATAAATCTGCCGAAGATACAATCATGTTCTCAACATGCTCTGCTAAATACCCAAGTACACTAGAAGATGCTGCTCTGGTAGCTAATCCAGCTTTATATTCAATAGATTCGAAATCTAAATCTGGAAGCTCTCCTGATAAAAAGTGATCTAATTTATCTGAAAGTGCTTTATTGTCTTGTCTCCAAGCTTCAATAACTGCTTTCTTTTCAGCCGCTTTTGCTGTTTTCTCTTTTATTAATGTGTCGTAAAACGCACTTACATCCTCATATTTATCAAAAGGGGCATCAGGATTAGCACCTAAATTCAATAAGGTTTTTGTATAATCTGCTCCTGTTTTACTAATCGGCTGTCCGTGTAATTCACAGTACCCTTCAAACATACTTCCGTCTGCAGTTACACAACCTTTCCCCATAATAGTTTTACCTATTATTAAGGTTGGTTTTTCAGTTTCGTTATTTGCATCTGTTAAAGCCTTTCTAATAGCATCATGATCATGTCCATCGATAGTAACAACCTTCCAGCCCCAAGCTTCATACTTCATGGCTGTATCTTCGGTAGTCACCTCATCTGTTGATGTTGATAACTGAATGTCGTTAGAATCGAAGAACATAATAAAATTGTTCAACCCTAAATGACCTGCAATTCTACCAGCACCTTGAGAGATCTCTTCTTGAATACCTCCATCAGAAATAAAGCCATATATTTTGTGGTTCATCCAATCTCCAAACCGTGCCTGTAAAAACTTTGCTGCGATGGCAGCTCCAACACCCATAGTATGTCCTTGTCCTAATGGTCCCGACGTATTTTCTATACCTCTGGCAACATCTACTTCTGGATGTCCAGGTGTTACAGACCCCCATTGCCTGAAGTTTTCAATATCTTTTTTCTCATAATTCCCTAAAAGGTAATACTGTGCATACATTAAAGTAGATAAATGCCCAGCATCCATAAAAAATCGATCTCTAAACGGCCATGTCATATCTGACGGATCGTAATTGAAGAACTCAGAATATAAGATGTGCATAAAATCGCCACCTCCCATAGGA from Flavivirga spongiicola encodes:
- the fsa gene encoding fructose-6-phosphate aldolase produces the protein MKFFIDTANLGDIAEAQALGVLDGVTTNPSLMAKEGITGAENILAHYQKICDLVDGDVSAEVISTDFEGMVSEGEKLAALHPQIVVKLPLIADGIKACKYFSDKGIKTNVTLVFSAGQALLAAKAGATYVSPFIGRLDDISTDGLNLIAEIRQIYDNYAFDTQILAASVRHTMHVIDCAKLGSDVMTGPLSSIKGLLKHPLTDIGLAKFLEDYKKGNQ
- a CDS encoding transketolase family protein codes for the protein MNRTIDQQAADNIRALAVAMVEKANSGHPGGPMGGGDFMHILYSEFFNYDPSDMTWPFRDRFFMDAGHLSTLMYAQYYLLGNYEKKDIENFRQWGSVTPGHPEVDVARGIENTSGPLGQGHTMGVGAAIAAKFLQARFGDWMNHKIYGFISDGGIQEEISQGAGRIAGHLGLNNFIMFFDSNDIQLSTSTDEVTTEDTAMKYEAWGWKVVTIDGHDHDAIRKALTDANNETEKPTLIIGKTIMGKGCVTADGSMFEGYCELHGQPISKTGADYTKTLLNLGANPDAPFDKYEDVSAFYDTLIKEKTAKAAEKKAVIEAWRQDNKALSDKLDHFLSGELPDLDFESIEYKAGLATRAASSSVLGYLAEHVENMIVSSADLSNSDKTDGFLKKTHALQKGDFSGSFLQAGVAELTMACIANGIALHGGIIPVVATFFVFSDYMKPAIRLSGIQELGVKYVWTHDAFRVGEDGPTHQPIEQEAQIRLLEKLKNHSGKNSFLALRPADSAETAVAWKMALENSNTPSGLILSRQGVKDIPANDSSRYQEALAAEKGGYLVKEVENPDVVLIANGSEVSTLIEAAKLLEERENIKVNIASIISEGVFRLQSKDYQESIIPKGKPLYGLTAGLPVNLQGLVGENGKVFGVDHFGYSAPAGVLDEKFGFTGEKVCQNVIEYLNETSMAKI